CCCGAAAGGTACCTCACGGAGCAGGAAGTAGCGTATAGAATCCACACCGAACTTATCCACAAGCCATGCAGGGTCTATGGCGTTACCAAGAGATTTTGACATCTTCTGACCTTCCACAGTCCACCATCCATGGGCAAAAACGCTCTTAGGCAGAGGAAGCCCTGCACTCATAAGCATTGTCGGCCAGTAAACAGTGTGAAATCTGAGGATATCTTTCCCCACAACATGATAATCCGCAGGCCAGAATTTCTGAAAATCAGCGTCGTCTTCACCATAGCCGAGAGCTGCGATATAATTTGTCAGCGCATCTATCCAGACATATATTACATGCTCTGGTGCATCAGGAACGGGTATCCCCCATTTGAATGTAACACGGGAGACCGACAGGTCACGGAGACCGTCTTTTATGAATGATATTATCTCGTTACGTCTTGATTCCGGACGCACGAAATCTTTATTATCTTCGATATGTTTCAGAAGCTGGTCAGCGTATTTGCTCATACGGAAGAAATAGCTGGGCTCTTTCAGCTTCGCAGTTTCACGACCGCAGGAAGGACAGCAGTTGCCGTCCAGAAGTTGAGTTTCAGTGAGGTATGTTTCGCATGGAGTGCAATACCACCCTTCATAATGATCAAGATATATGTCACCGTTTTCTTTCATCTTGTCAAATATTTTGCGCACTGCTTTTTTATGTAGCTCATCAGTGGTTCTGATGAATTTATCATTAGAAATATTTAATATCTTCCAGAGACCTGCAAACCTCTGCACAACTTCATCAGCAAGAGCTTTAGGTGTGATACCCCTCTTCTGTGCAGCCTGCTCGATCTTCTGACCGTGTTCGTCTGTTCCGGTGAGAAAGCAAACGTCAAAACCGCAAAGCCTTTTGTACCTGCTGATCGTGTCACATGCGACCGTCGTATATGCGTGCCCTATGTGCGGGACGTCATTTACATAATAGATCGGTGTGGTCACATAAAAGGTTTTGCCTGTCATATCTCGCCTCCGGAATTATCATCAACAAGGTCTTCAAGTCTTATATTTTCATCGTCGGTATACTGTTCTCTCGGGCAATGTCCGCACGGCAGTTCGCCGCCTTCGTAAACATCTTTCTCATACATCAGACAGCACATCAGCCTGCCGCAAACCCCCGAAATTTTTGTAGGGTTGAGTATAAGGTTCTGATCTTTTGCCATTTTTATAGATATGTTGTCAAACTTTCTCAGGAAAGTCGAACAACAAAATTCTTTTCCGCAAAGCCCGAACCCGCCTATCATTTTCGTTGCATCACGAACACCGACCTGACGCATCTCTATGCGTGTGCGGAAAACTCTGGCGAGATCACGCACAAGGGCTCTGAAGTCAATGCGTCCGTCAGCAGTGAAAAAGAATGTAAGCTTGCTGCGGTCAAGAGTATATTCAGCTTTAAGAAGCTTCATATCAAGCTTATGCTCGACAACAAATTCTTTACATTTTTTGAATGCATCCGGCTCTTCCAGACTATTCTTTTCTTTATTCGCAAGGTCTTCTTCAGTAGCAAGCCTTATAACGTTTTTCATCTCCGCTTTCGGCTCAACTTCTATTTCACGGTCGGAGTAGATAACATTTGCGATGTCTTCCCCTTTCTCCGTTTCAACTATAACCTTATCGCCAAATTTTGACTCCACTCCGCATGAGAGGAAGTCATATATCTTGCCCGCAGGCTTGAAAGCTACTCCCGTAGCATTAACTTTTTTCACAAAGTACCTCAGTTGTTTTTATGAACAGATCCATCCTGAACATGTCTAAACTGACATTATACTCAAGCCGCCTCAAAATTTCCAGCAAATAGTTAGAAAAGTCCAGTAGAGTTTCATCTTCAGATTCTTTATATTTTACAAGCATATAGGCATACATTGATGCACAATACGCACGTATCTTCTCTTTTGTGTCCAGCCCATGTATCTCAGCAAATAGTGAATTTTTGTCTCTGTCCGGAGCAAACCGACCTGTCTCTTCTGCATTATCCAGCAGAAACATGGCGTAGCTGACAGAGCCTGATGCCTGTGCAGCGATTTCAGGCAGCATATCGTTCATCACTCCCTGAGATAAAAGCACTTTTTCAACTTCTTCATTAGTAAGGTTCGAAAAACGCATGTTTATGCATCTGGAACGTATCGTCGGCAGAACCTGTTCATACTTATCAGTAATCAGAAAAAAATGAGTATCAGCAGGGGGTTCTTCCAGAGTTTTAAGAATGGCGTTCGCCGCTTCCTTCGTAAACGTATGAGCATTATCTATAATATACACTTTCTTACGGGCTGACAGCGGGCTCATGAATGCATCGCCGGCTATCCGTCTGGCGACTTCTATCTTAACCGGAGACTCTTCCAGGACATGTATGTCGGGGTGATCAGAGGCAGCAGCGACCTTACAATGTCTGCACTGGCAGGGTTCCATAAAAACCTGCTCAGCACAGATAACAGCTCTTGCAAGCTCACGAGCAAACATCTTCTTCCCGCTCCCTTCACGCCCGCTGAATATATATGCGTGATGCAGTTTGTCTCCGGTCAGGATATTCCTGAAAATATCCTTCTCTTTACCGTGTCCGATTATCATACGAAATTATCCAGAATATGCATAACATCATTCAGAACAGCCTGTGGAGACTGTGCTCCGTTAATCCGCCATACATTCTCAAATTTACCTGCATACCAGTCAAAACCGTCTGCAACTTTTTTAAAGAATTCCAGCCCCAGCGCTTCGAATTTCCCTTCTTCGTCAACTTTTTTATCGCGCACCAGCCTGCTCATCGCTCTTTCCAGAGCAGTCTCAGGGTCTATTTCTATTATAAACGTTATATCAGGCATCCGCCTGATGCTGTATCCTGTGAGATAGTCAAGCAGATCCTTGTCCAGACCTCTTCCGAATATCTGATATGCATAAGTTGAAGACACAAATCTGTCCGAGATAACATCAAAACCTTTTTCAAGCACAGGGATAACCAGCTTAGTCTGGTGCTCGAGTCTGTCCGCACAGTAAAGCATGAGCTCTGACTGCGGCTCCAGATCGTACTTTTTGCTAACCAGCAACTGGCGTATAAGGAGACCTGCATCTGTTCCGCCGGGCTCCCTTGTCAGCTTGACATTCCGCCCCAGCTTATCCAGCTTCTCCGCCATTCCTGCTGAGAGAGTGGATTTACCGCAGCCGTCAATGCCGTCAACCGCTATGAAAAGGTTATAGTCTTTCAACGTGCGCAGTCCTCTTTGCTCCCTTGCAGTTTTTCTATACAATGGGGTATTGTTTTCAGAATAACCTGAAGGTTCTCAATTGCACCTTTAGGGCTGCCAGGGACGTTGACTATCATAGTGTTCTTTCTGGCTCCCACAACAGCACGGCTTATCATAGCCCTGTCAGTAACCTTCATGCTTTCAGCACGCATAGCTTCTTCGAAACCGGGTATGCGTTTATCTATCACGTTCAAGGTTGCATCCGGAGCTATATCCCTTGGTGAAACACCAGTGGAGCCGTTAGTCACAACCAGATCATACTTCTGCAGATCAGCATAATATTTAAGAGTTTCTTCAAGTTTTGCCTGTTCATCCGCCAGAATCTCTGTTCTGGTGAATGCAACATTGAGATTGTCTTCAAGGAGCTTCACAACAGCAGGTCCTGTCTCGTCAACACGTTCCCCTTTGCTCCCTTTATCGCTGAGGGTAATGACAGCAACAGAAAAGCCTGTCTTTCTGGTCAGTGTCACTTCATCGCCAACAGATATCTTATCATTACCGCGAACAACAGCAAAAATCCCTTCTCTCGGCATAACACAATCACCCGCAGCATAAAAAACCGCACATCTGTGGTGACATGTTTTCCCAAGCTGACTAATTATAAGGTCAACGCCGTTAACAGTGACGACGTCGCCAACACTTATAGATGTAAGTTCGATCCCTTCAGTAGTGATGTTTTCAGCGAAATCCCCACTGTCGACATCAAGACCCTGATCTTTCATCTTCTGTATACTTTCTGTAGCAAGCAGACTCACCTGCCTGTGCCACTTCCCTGCATGCGCATCCCCTTCGATACCGAAATCATTTACCAGCTTAACGGACTCAACAGGGGTCTTCTGAACACCTTTTGTCTCGCTGATATTAAGGCTTTGAATCTTACTCATAATAAACACCTTCGTATGTGCTGCCGCTTCCGGCAGATAATTTTGTTTAATATAGTACAGCTTTGGTACTCTTTTGTCTTGAAAAAATAGAAGAAATGGAGAACATTGTCAATATAAGGCATCTAATGATTATAGGAGATGAACATGAAAGAGAAAGTTTTTAACGTTGACGGCATGTCATGTAACCACTGTGTAATGGCTGTTAAAGAAGCTGTGGAAGACATGGAGGGCGTGTCAGGCTGTGATGTTAATCTCGAACAGGGTACAGCGAAAGTTACATTTTCCGAAGATGTTATAGAAAGCGACATCGTGGAAGCAATAGAAGAAGAGGGATTTAAAGTTTCATGAAAATTTTTGAAAACAACTCGCTGACTATCGGCGAAACTCCCCTTGTACGCCTTAACAGCATACAGGGGAAATATAAAAACAATATCTTTGCGAAGGTAGAAGGTCGTAACCCAGCTTATTCTGTAAAATGCAGGGTTGCCGCAGGCATTATTAAACAAGGCATCGAGTCTGGAAAACTCAAAGAAGGGATGACTATCATCGAGGCAACCAGCGGAAATACAGGCATAGGCTTGTCATACGCAGGAGCCGCCCTCGGGTTTAAAGTTGCCATCATTATGCCCGACACAATGACAATGGAACGAAGAATGATGATGCAGGCATTCGGCACAGAACTGATACTGACAGACGGCAAACTCGGCATGAAAGGTGCTGTAGCTCTTGCTGATGAAATGGTTGCGAAAGAACCTGAAAAATACTTTCTCGCGAACCAGTTCCGTAATCCTGCCAACCCGCTGATACATGAAGCAACAACAGGTCCTGAAATATTCAGAGACACTGACGGTAAAGTCGATGTATTCGTGTCCGGCGTGGGGACAGGCGGTACTATCACTGGTGTGAGCAGGTATCTCAAAAATGAAAAAGGGCTGAATATACTTACAGTCGCAGCAGAGCCTGTTAAAAGCCCTGTTATAAGTCAGTTTATCGAAAAACAGCCTCTACAGCCCGGTCCTCACACCATTCAGGGTATAGGAGCAGGCTTCATCCCTGAAACACTTGACGTTTCGCTTATAGACGATGTGGAGCAGATAGATGATGAAAACGCAAAAGAGTACGCAAGAAGACTCGCCCGTGAGGAAGGGATCATATCCGGTGTTTCCTCAGGCGCTGCTGTGTGTGCTGCAATTCAGGCTATTGAAAAATATAAACTGGAAGGGAAAAATATCGTTGTGATACTTCCGGACAGTGGCGAGAGATATCTCTCCTCCGGATTGTTCCAGGTATAAAAATGTATAGCGGGATGCCTTGTCCCGGCAAGTTATATATAGTCCCTCTTAAATATTTAAGGGGGACTTTAAATCTGACCTTCTCACTTCTTTATTGACTTATACGCTCAATACTCCATAATAAATAGTTATTGCGTTTAACATGATATCAATGCGGGTTCGCCCGCTTTTATACAAGAATATAAATAATATACGGAGAATTTTATGAACATTCAACAAATGATGAAACAAGCTCAGAAGATGCAGAAAAAGATGGAGGAAGTTCAGGAGGAGGCTTCAAAAGAGATAGTCGAAGCAACTTCCGGAGGCGGTATGGTTACCGTTCAGGTCAGCGGCAAACAGGAAATTGTCAGCATCAAAATTGAAAAAGATGTTGTTGACCCTGAGGACGTTGATATGCTTCAGGATCTTGTCCTCGCTGCTGTTAACGAAGGGCTTAAGAAATCTCAGGAAGTGGTTCAGGAAAAGATGTCCGCTGTCACAGGCGGCATGGGTCTGAACATCCCCGGACTGTTCTAAGTACAAACCAAAATGAAAAACAGGATCTTTGAGCGCTGCGTTGGCGAGCTCTCAAGGCTCCCCGGTATAGGCAGAAAGACCGCCGCAAGGCTTGCCCTGCATATACTGAAAGCTGACAGCGAACAGGTGAAATCCCTCGCAGAAAGCCTTGTGGAGCTTAAGGAGAAGACCGTCTTCTGTAAAATATGCGGAAATATGTCCGAGACAGAAGTCTGCCATATATGCACTGACGGCTACCGTAACAGGAGCCAGATATGCGTTGTGGAAGAGGCGAAGGATATCTATGTGCTGGAAGCAACAGGCTTCTTCAGAGGGCTTTATCACGTCCTCGGTGGGCGCATATCCCCCCTCGACGGCATAGGACCGGAAGACCTTCACATTGAAGAACTGCTGAAAAGAGCAAAAGCTGAAGATGTTTCTGAGATTATACTCGCTACCAACCCCGACATCGAAGGGGAAACCACAGCCATATACCTCTCAAAACTACTCAAAAAACAGAACCTGAAAGTGACCAAAATAGCCAGCGGAGTGCCGATAGGTACAAATCTGGAATACACCGACGAGATAACATTGCTTAAAGCGATGGAACAGAGAAAAGATTTTTAAAATGTCAAAAGAAATAATAGTCAATTCGACTTTAAACGAAGTACGGGTAGCCATACTTGAAAACGGCAATCCGGCAGAAATATATGTTGAGCGTGCACACAGTAAAAACGTTGCAGGGAATATCTATAAAGGACGTGTGATAAAGGTTTTACCCGGAATCCAGTCAGCTTTTGTTGATGTTGGTCTGCCAAAGGCGGCTTTTCTGCCCGCTGCCGATGTATATGTGGAAAACGGAGAGCGTGTCAGCTTTCTAGAAAACAACATCGACAGCGAAAGAACAGTCACGGACATTGACCAGATGACCGAAGACGAACAGAAAAATATCCCACCCATCGAAGACATGCTTAAAGAAGGGCAGGAGATAGTTGTACAGGTCGCCAAAGAAGCGATAGGTCAGAAGGGTGCAAGGCTCACAACACACCTTACAGTCCCGGGCAGGTATATAGTCCTGATGCCCGGATATGAACACGTCGGAGTCTCCAGAAAGATAGAAGACGAACAGGAACGTGACCGTCTGCGTGACGTGCTGAAGGCTATTAAATCCCCTAATATGGGGCTGATAGCAAGAACTGTAACAGCCGGACACGACGAGGAAGAACTCCGTGCGGATGTGGATTACCTTTCACGCCTGTGGAGCAAAATAAAAGACAAGATGTCAGGTAAATCACCATGCCTTATTTACGAGGATCACGGACTTGTTTTCCGTATACTTCGTGACGCGGCAACGTCTGACGTCAGCCGTATAGTAATAGACAACAAAGCTGAATTTCTAAAAATCAAATCCTTTCTCCGTGAGTTTCTTCCGGATATGAATATGGAAGTCAGCCTGTTTACAAACGATATCCCGATATTCGACTACTACAACATAGAGATAGAGATCGGACGCATTCTGGACAAAAAAGTCTGGCTGAAATCCGGCGGATACATAATCATTGATCAGGCAGAAGCACTAACTGTAGTTGACGTAAACACCGGAAAATTTGTCGGGAAGAGGAATTTCGAAGACACTATTCTGAAAACCAACCTTGAAGCGTCAAAAGAGATAGCCTGGCAGCTTAAGCTTAGAAATATCGGCGGGATAATCATCGTTGACTTCATAGATATGGCAAAAGAAGAAAACCAGCAGAAAGTAATGAAGGCTCTGGAACATGAGATGAAATCCGACCGTGCTAAAGCGTCTGTGGTGAATATATCACCTCTCGGACTGGTGGAGATCACACGTAAACGTGTTCAGGAGAGCCTGAGCCGTGTCCTTTCGGAAGCTTGCCCCTACTGCGAAGGGCGAGGACTGGTTAAGAGCAAACTGACCATATGTTACGACATCCTCAGAGAAGTCAGACGCATTGCTCCCTTCTTCCGCAACAGAAGGATCGTCATAGAGGCTCACCCTGATGTTGTTGACATTATCCTCGACGACGAAAAGGGCAGTCTCGGCGAGATAGAGCTTATGATGAGCGTAAATGTTGAGGTTAACGCCAACCACACACTGCACATACACGACTATGAAGTTACCCCCCTCGACTAGCAGGATTGCATCTTGCGGCGGGGCACGACACTGTAAATTAAGAGAGATAACATATGTATAACCGTAAGGACGCTTTCTATAAAAAAGCGAAACTGGAGGGGTTCAAATCCAGAGCTGCCTACAAGCTCATAGAACTCAATAAGAAACACGCCCTGTTCAGAAGCGGCGATGCCGTTCTGGATGTAGGCTGTGCACCGGGTGGCTGGATTCAGGTTGTTCTTCAGCAAAAGAAATGTACCGTTGTCGGTGTTGACCTGCTGGAAGTGCTGAACCTTACAGACACACGTTTCACATTTATTCAGGGTGATATAACAGAACAGGAAACAGTAGACAAGGTTCTTGATGCCTGCGACGGCTACGACTGCGTGATCTCAGACGCCGCCCCCAACACTTCCGGTTCTAAACTGCTCGACCACGTAAACTCTGTTGACCTTGTCAGGCTGATATTCTATTTTGCCAAGACAGTTCTGAAAAAAGGGGGCAACTTCGCCTGCAAAGTTTTTGAAGGTGAAGATAGAGATGCTCTCGTGAAAGAGATTAAAAAAGATTTTGACTTCTGCAAAATGCTCCGCCCAGAGGCGACACGTAAGAACTCTTTTGAAATGTATATAGTTTTCAAAGGATTTAAAGGAAACAATGAACAGTAAAGATGTTGA
This window of the Denitrovibrio acetiphilus DSM 12809 genome carries:
- the cysK gene encoding cysteine synthase A; translated protein: MKIFENNSLTIGETPLVRLNSIQGKYKNNIFAKVEGRNPAYSVKCRVAAGIIKQGIESGKLKEGMTIIEATSGNTGIGLSYAGAALGFKVAIIMPDTMTMERRMMMQAFGTELILTDGKLGMKGAVALADEMVAKEPEKYFLANQFRNPANPLIHEATTGPEIFRDTDGKVDVFVSGVGTGGTITGVSRYLKNEKGLNILTVAAEPVKSPVISQFIEKQPLQPGPHTIQGIGAGFIPETLDVSLIDDVEQIDDENAKEYARRLAREEGIISGVSSGAAVCAAIQAIEKYKLEGKNIVVILPDSGERYLSSGLFQV
- the tmk gene encoding dTMP kinase, giving the protein MKDYNLFIAVDGIDGCGKSTLSAGMAEKLDKLGRNVKLTREPGGTDAGLLIRQLLVSKKYDLEPQSELMLYCADRLEHQTKLVIPVLEKGFDVISDRFVSSTYAYQIFGRGLDKDLLDYLTGYSIRRMPDITFIIEIDPETALERAMSRLVRDKKVDEEGKFEALGLEFFKKVADGFDWYAGKFENVWRINGAQSPQAVLNDVMHILDNFV
- a CDS encoding PSP1 domain-containing protein — encoded protein: MKKVNATGVAFKPAGKIYDFLSCGVESKFGDKVIVETEKGEDIANVIYSDREIEVEPKAEMKNVIRLATEEDLANKEKNSLEEPDAFKKCKEFVVEHKLDMKLLKAEYTLDRSKLTFFFTADGRIDFRALVRDLARVFRTRIEMRQVGVRDATKMIGGFGLCGKEFCCSTFLRKFDNISIKMAKDQNLILNPTKISGVCGRLMCCLMYEKDVYEGGELPCGHCPREQYTDDENIRLEDLVDDNSGGEI
- a CDS encoding MOSC domain-containing protein — protein: MSKIQSLNISETKGVQKTPVESVKLVNDFGIEGDAHAGKWHRQVSLLATESIQKMKDQGLDVDSGDFAENITTEGIELTSISVGDVVTVNGVDLIISQLGKTCHHRCAVFYAAGDCVMPREGIFAVVRGNDKISVGDEVTLTRKTGFSVAVITLSDKGSKGERVDETGPAVVKLLEDNLNVAFTRTEILADEQAKLEETLKYYADLQKYDLVVTNGSTGVSPRDIAPDATLNVIDKRIPGFEEAMRAESMKVTDRAMISRAVVGARKNTMIVNVPGSPKGAIENLQVILKTIPHCIEKLQGSKEDCAR
- the metG gene encoding methionine--tRNA ligase, which encodes MTGKTFYVTTPIYYVNDVPHIGHAYTTVACDTISRYKRLCGFDVCFLTGTDEHGQKIEQAAQKRGITPKALADEVVQRFAGLWKILNISNDKFIRTTDELHKKAVRKIFDKMKENGDIYLDHYEGWYCTPCETYLTETQLLDGNCCPSCGRETAKLKEPSYFFRMSKYADQLLKHIEDNKDFVRPESRRNEIISFIKDGLRDLSVSRVTFKWGIPVPDAPEHVIYVWIDALTNYIAALGYGEDDADFQKFWPADYHVVGKDILRFHTVYWPTMLMSAGLPLPKSVFAHGWWTVEGQKMSKSLGNAIDPAWLVDKFGVDSIRYFLLREVPFGLDGDFSFKALIHRINGDLANDLGNLLNRTMGMVNRYFDGVVPAYTEAGDEDKPLEETIERVFREVDEHITNMAFNKALMTTWELVSALNKYIDETAPWALAKDETRKGRLGSVLYSVLDGIRLVSLLLYPFMPETAVKMRRQLGTAQELEKSDVEELRKIRTFEAGHKLGEAEQLFPRIDEKVMLDELKLEADSKKQDEKGKLRVEEIDFAHFEKMSLKAAKVIECEKVEKSDKLLKLQVDLGTEKRQVVSGIAKSYKPEDMVGKTVVLVANLKPAKLMGIMSEGMILSATSDGKKHKVLELPDSVEPGTDIK
- a CDS encoding heavy-metal-associated domain-containing protein gives rise to the protein MKEKVFNVDGMSCNHCVMAVKEAVEDMEGVSGCDVNLEQGTAKVTFSEDVIESDIVEAIEEEGFKVS
- the recR gene encoding recombination mediator RecR, producing the protein MKNRIFERCVGELSRLPGIGRKTAARLALHILKADSEQVKSLAESLVELKEKTVFCKICGNMSETEVCHICTDGYRNRSQICVVEEAKDIYVLEATGFFRGLYHVLGGRISPLDGIGPEDLHIEELLKRAKAEDVSEIILATNPDIEGETTAIYLSKLLKKQNLKVTKIASGVPIGTNLEYTDEITLLKAMEQRKDF
- a CDS encoding RlmE family RNA methyltransferase; translated protein: MYNRKDAFYKKAKLEGFKSRAAYKLIELNKKHALFRSGDAVLDVGCAPGGWIQVVLQQKKCTVVGVDLLEVLNLTDTRFTFIQGDITEQETVDKVLDACDGYDCVISDAAPNTSGSKLLDHVNSVDLVRLIFYFAKTVLKKGGNFACKVFEGEDRDALVKEIKKDFDFCKMLRPEATRKNSFEMYIVFKGFKGNNEQ
- a CDS encoding ATP-binding protein → MIIGHGKEKDIFRNILTGDKLHHAYIFSGREGSGKKMFARELARAVICAEQVFMEPCQCRHCKVAAASDHPDIHVLEESPVKIEVARRIAGDAFMSPLSARKKVYIIDNAHTFTKEAANAILKTLEEPPADTHFFLITDKYEQVLPTIRSRCINMRFSNLTNEEVEKVLLSQGVMNDMLPEIAAQASGSVSYAMFLLDNAEETGRFAPDRDKNSLFAEIHGLDTKEKIRAYCASMYAYMLVKYKESEDETLLDFSNYLLEILRRLEYNVSLDMFRMDLFIKTTEVLCEKS
- a CDS encoding Rne/Rng family ribonuclease, with protein sequence MSKEIIVNSTLNEVRVAILENGNPAEIYVERAHSKNVAGNIYKGRVIKVLPGIQSAFVDVGLPKAAFLPAADVYVENGERVSFLENNIDSERTVTDIDQMTEDEQKNIPPIEDMLKEGQEIVVQVAKEAIGQKGARLTTHLTVPGRYIVLMPGYEHVGVSRKIEDEQERDRLRDVLKAIKSPNMGLIARTVTAGHDEEELRADVDYLSRLWSKIKDKMSGKSPCLIYEDHGLVFRILRDAATSDVSRIVIDNKAEFLKIKSFLREFLPDMNMEVSLFTNDIPIFDYYNIEIEIGRILDKKVWLKSGGYIIIDQAEALTVVDVNTGKFVGKRNFEDTILKTNLEASKEIAWQLKLRNIGGIIIVDFIDMAKEENQQKVMKALEHEMKSDRAKASVVNISPLGLVEITRKRVQESLSRVLSEACPYCEGRGLVKSKLTICYDILREVRRIAPFFRNRRIVIEAHPDVVDIILDDEKGSLGEIELMMSVNVEVNANHTLHIHDYEVTPLD
- a CDS encoding YbaB/EbfC family nucleoid-associated protein; translated protein: MNIQQMMKQAQKMQKKMEEVQEEASKEIVEATSGGGMVTVQVSGKQEIVSIKIEKDVVDPEDVDMLQDLVLAAVNEGLKKSQEVVQEKMSAVTGGMGLNIPGLF